In Fibrobacter sp., the genomic window ATTCATTTTCAAAAATTTGGCTGCAACACATCGCGCAGTTTCGTCACTCAAAGTGGTAAAGACCTCCAGTATTCACCACTTTTCGTTCCTGCCTGCGCTCGGTTTCGCTCAAATTCTTTTTATCAAAGCAATTTTTAGAGGTGCCCTTTATTTATAAGTCTAGTTTCAAGAAATTGATCACGGGATAAACCTGTGATGACATTAAGGTCTAGGCGCGGGTAGACATCGTGATGACATTTTGGAAAAAGAAAGTCCCGCAGGTTTTACCTGCGGGACTTCTCTATCAAGAAGAATTGAAAACTAGAAGAAGATGAAGGCACCGAGGCTTGTCACGATGGCGTCTTTTTCAGCAAATCCGGAGAAGGGATTCTCCAGGAACTGCTTTGTGAAAGCGAGTTCTACGGCGGTCGGGCCGTATTCGAAGCGTGCGCCCAAGTTCACCGTTGTACCATTGGTGATGGTGGAAACAGTCTTTGTCTTTTCACCACCCAGTTCACGGTCGGAATACTCTGCGGCAGTCCATGTGTATTTGGCACCGCCGAATGCCATGAAGTACTTGCTGAGTTGGACTTCGCCCAGGATGTTGGGTTCGAAGACCAGCTGGGCATCTCGATGTCTGTCGCTAACGCCTTCAATATTGTCGTAGTTGTACATGGGCAAGAAGGTGTTCAAGCCCAGATACACGTTGGCATTTTCAGAGCTGAGGACCGCAGCACCCAGGGTGAACATCGGGACAATTGAAACATTGGCCAGAGTGTCAGACAGGGTAGTCTTGGTGGTGACTAGGTAGTTTTTGCCGTCTTTTACCTGAATTTCAGAGACGCTGTTCTTGTGCTTGTATTCGTTACGGATGCCTTCAACTCCTAAGGTCCAGTAGTAAACATCGCCACTGTAGGAAACGCCCAAGTAGCCTTGTGCAGCCCATGCATCATCTTCGATTTCGGAGTTGGGCTGATCGAGGAAGTGGTTTCCATAAGGAGTTGCATAATGTCCGCTTAACAAGATGTCGAAGGAGCCGAGGTTCAAGGAGAAATTGGCGCCCACAACAGAGCCTGCGGTGGAGGACTTTTCAGTTTCATCAGTGCCGTCGGCGTGGTCGGTCCAGCGCCAGGCTTTACCTAGGGAATAATCCAAAGATGCACCGAACTTCTGGAAGGCGATACCTGCAGTTAGGAGACCCATGTCGGCTTCGTCGTTATTATCAAAAGAAAGGAAATAGGTCCAGCTGTCACCGAAGGCGACTACGCCCTGTTGCTCGACGGGGTCGAAATAGGCCAGCTTGGAACCGAACATGAAATGGGGAATGCCCACATTTCCGCCGATGGTGGAGGCGGCGGCTTCGTTACCGACAGTGTTGTAGGCATTGCCATGAAGGATATCGCCCAGCTTGTTTACAGGAGCCTTTGCAACCTTGGAGGTATCCGTAGCGACGGAGTCCGTAACGGCCTTCGCGCTATCGACTACGGCCACCTGTTCAGGAGCCGCTATGGCGGAATCAGCTGGTGCGGCAGCAGCAGTCTCGGCTACTGTAGAGTCGGCGGCGGGTGCGGGTTCGGCTACGGCAACTGCAGAATCGGCAGGTGCCGGTGTCGCAGTGCTATCGGTGGCAACTTGGTCTGCAGCGGGTGCCGCGGTAGAGTCGGCCACTGTGGAGTCCGCTGCGGGAGCAGGTTCGGCTACGGCGACAGAATCGGTAGGAGCTGCCGCAGGGGCGGGCTCAGCTACGGGTGCGGTCGCAGGAGCGGGAGCCACTGCTGGTGCTGGTTGTGCTGCCGGTGTGGCTGCAGCGCTGGCGGGTGCATTTTGAGCCTGGACACGGGCTGCCAGGCCGAGGGCGATAAGCAAAAGGTGTTTCTTCTTCATAGTAACCTAAACATAGATAAATGGAGCGAAGAGCGGTTCAGAAAAGTGCAATTTTTTTGTAGACGCCTGTAAACAGAAAAGGTTTGGGCAGATTTATCTTTTTTTGGGAAAAAGTTTAATTTTATGTTCAATAGCTCACAAATGGAGTAAAATATGAGGATTTTCCAGTTAATCGGCACGATATCCCTTGGTGCATTCCTGCTTTTGGGATGCGATGGCGAAAATATTACAGAAGTTAGTCAGAAAGAGACCGATATCTCGCTTGCTGAAAGGGTCGGGCCGGTAAGCCAGTATGGCGAGCTTTTGGCGGGTCAGGTAGATGGGGTTGGGCGTATCTACGGCTCTTGTAATGGAATCGCGGCTGGCAAGGAAGTTCAAGTTCGTGGCATGAGCATGTTCTGGAGCGTTGCTGGTGTGGGTGCCGATTTCTACAACGAAGCGGCAATTGATGCCATGGTCAGGGATATGAAGATTGAAATCATCCGCCTCGCTATCGGAACCGAAGAAAACTGGGGTGTAGGTGGTTTCATGAAGGATCCCGATGCCCAGCGTGAGCTCATCAAAAATTCAGTGATGGCAGCTGTTAAGAACGATATCTATGTGATTATCGACTGGCATTCTCATACGGCAGTTGACCAACTAGAAGCGGCCAAGCAGTTCTTTGGCGAGATGGCGGAAGCCTATGGTGGATATAACAACGTCATTTTTGAAATATTCAACGAGCCCACCAAGCAGAGTTGGGATCAAGTTAGGGACTATGCGAACCAGATTGTAGACACTATCCGCGTACATTCGGACAACCTTGTCCTTGTGGGTAATCCTAATTGGGACCAGAGGCCCGATATGGCCATAGGCAAAGAGGTGGAAGACTCCAAGCACAATGTAGCCTACACCTTCCACTACTACGCTATGACGCATGGCAATTGGGAAATGGGCAATGCCAATAAAGCTATGAAAGCGGGTCTATCGATTTTTGTAAGTGAATGGGGTACGGGCACAGCTGACGGAAACGGAACACCAGGTGAAGCCGAAAACCAGAAATGGCAAGACTGGATGGATGCCAACAAGTTGTCTTCGGCCAACTGGTCTGCGGGCAACAAGAACGAAGGCACTGCGGCATTTACCCCGAACTCAACTCCGGAGTCCATAGAATTTACCGTTTCTGGTGAAATGGTCAAGGGCTTCTTTGCCAAGAATCCGGACAGCTACACGGCCTGCAAGTCCACAAAGAAATAAGTGATTAATGGAAAATAAAAAACTACTTCCGCGAGGAGGTAGTTTTTATTTTGAAGTTATTTCTTTTCGTAGCGCACGTAGGCAAATTTTTTGCTATCGGGGGCCCACGAGTTCACGTTGATGGTTCCCTGGCCGCCGAACAGCTTTAGAATCGTGCGGGGTTCGCTCCAGCCGGTCTTATCGCTGCCCGTCATCAGACGGATTTCCACATTCTTGTTGGGCACGTGTTCGCCGGGGCGCACGTCCCGTTCGTGGTAGGCCAGCATCACGACTTTCGTGCGGTCGGGCGAAATGTGAGGGAACCATGTGTTCCAATGGGCGTCTTGTGTCATCTGCGTCTGTTCGGAGCCGTCGGACCTCATGCGCCACGCCTGCATACGACCGCTGCGAACAGAATTGAACCAGATGTATTCTCCGTCGCAGTCGTATTCCGGTCCGTCGTTCAGGCCGAAAGCCGTCGTGAGCTGCGTCTCGTTCCCACCGGTAGTGGGAATGGTGTAAATGTCGTATTCTCCATCCCGTTCGGCGCAGTAGGCGAGCGTTTTTCCGTCGGCGGTAACGCCGTGGAGGTAGCTGGGAGCAAGGGGCGTCACCAGTTCCGGCATGCGTCCGTCAAAGAAAATCTTGTAGATGCGGGAAAGGCCGTCTTCTTTGGTGTGGTGGCTCACGAAAAGTCCCAAACCGTCGGGAGAGAGCACGTGGTCGTTGTTGCAGTTGTCCACAAAGTAGCTCGGAACTTCTGTCACCTCGCCGCTCTCGATGTCGATTTTGTAGATGCGGCCTTCGCTGTTGTAGGTGAGAAATTTTCCGTCGGCGCTCCAGTTGGGCGCTTCGATGACCTTGTCGAATTTCTTGAGAAGTTTTGATTCGCCGGTTTCGATGTCGAAAATTTCCAGGAAGGACTTGTCTCCGCTGCGGTCCCAGACTTCGCCCGGGCTGAGTTCGAAGGGGTAGCTCACTCCCCATGCGGCGCGGAGGTTGTCCATCTGCGTCATCATCTGCATGGTCTTGCTGTGAGGCATTTCGGGGCATTCCTTGAGGCCTTTCTCGAGGGCGGCCTTGCAGCCCAGCACCTCGTATTCGTAGCAGTTCTCGATGCGGGGCGGCCTCACGGATTCTACCAGATTCCCGGTCACGTCGAACAGCTGGATTTCTTCCATGTCGTTCAAGTTCTGCACCCGGATAAAGCCCGCTGTTCCGTAGATGACGCCCTCGTTTTTGAGCGGCGCTACCATGGAGGTCTTGAGATGCGCCACCTGGCCATTCGCATATACCAAATCAATCCAGTCCGTAGCATCTACGCCCGTGTGGAACTTGACGCACTTGGTTTTCGTCTGCACGATGTGATTTGCGACGCATTCCCCACCCGATGTCATTTCCGCACAGTCTCCACCTGATGTCATCCCCGCGGAGGCGGGGATCTCCTTGCAAATTTCCGGGTCAGTCAAAAAGATATCCGCGAACGTGAGGCTGTAAATGCCCAAGTCAAGCAACGCGCCGCCTGCAAGCTCCGGCTTTTGCAAGCGCTCGATATGCGAAAGTGGCATGGAAAAATCTGCCTCCACGCTTTCTACCTTGCCAATTTTCCCGGCCAGAATCCAATCCTTGACCATCTGCACGGCGGGCAAGAACCTTGTCCACATGGCCTCGCACAGGAACACGCCTTTTTCTTCGGCAAGAGCCACCACTTCTGATGCCATCAGGGCGTTGGCGGTAAATGCCTTTTCTACTAGCAAGTTCTTGTTGTGTTCCAGG contains:
- a CDS encoding glycoside hydrolase family 5 protein — protein: MRIFQLIGTISLGAFLLLGCDGENITEVSQKETDISLAERVGPVSQYGELLAGQVDGVGRIYGSCNGIAAGKEVQVRGMSMFWSVAGVGADFYNEAAIDAMVRDMKIEIIRLAIGTEENWGVGGFMKDPDAQRELIKNSVMAAVKNDIYVIIDWHSHTAVDQLEAAKQFFGEMAEAYGGYNNVIFEIFNEPTKQSWDQVRDYANQIVDTIRVHSDNLVLVGNPNWDQRPDMAIGKEVEDSKHNVAYTFHYYAMTHGNWEMGNANKAMKAGLSIFVSEWGTGTADGNGTPGEAENQKWQDWMDANKLSSANWSAGNKNEGTAAFTPNSTPESIEFTVSGEMVKGFFAKNPDSYTACKSTKK
- a CDS encoding Gfo/Idh/MocA family oxidoreductase, encoding MKFAILGCGHIATKMAAAVKTLEKRGMGVECYAVASRSLDKAKKFADEYGFGHAYGSYEELARDPAVDLIYVATPHSEHYNNILLCLEHNKNLLVEKAFTANALMASEVVALAEEKGVFLCEAMWTRFLPAVQMVKDWILAGKIGKVESVEADFSMPLSHIERLQKPELAGGALLDLGIYSLTFADIFLTDPEICKEIPASAGMTSGGDCAEMTSGGECVANHIVQTKTKCVKFHTGVDATDWIDLVYANGQVAHLKTSMVAPLKNEGVIYGTAGFIRVQNLNDMEEIQLFDVTGNLVESVRPPRIENCYEYEVLGCKAALEKGLKECPEMPHSKTMQMMTQMDNLRAAWGVSYPFELSPGEVWDRSGDKSFLEIFDIETGESKLLKKFDKVIEAPNWSADGKFLTYNSEGRIYKIDIESGEVTEVPSYFVDNCNNDHVLSPDGLGLFVSHHTKEDGLSRIYKIFFDGRMPELVTPLAPSYLHGVTADGKTLAYCAERDGEYDIYTIPTTGGNETQLTTAFGLNDGPEYDCDGEYIWFNSVRSGRMQAWRMRSDGSEQTQMTQDAHWNTWFPHISPDRTKVVMLAYHERDVRPGEHVPNKNVEIRLMTGSDKTGWSEPRTILKLFGGQGTINVNSWAPDSKKFAYVRYEKK